A portion of the Chlamydia caviae GPIC genome contains these proteins:
- a CDS encoding CT253 family lipoprotein has product MRKLLLLVSCGLLSINLSSCSLPASGSYHPKLYKSGSKAKGVVAMLPVFYRSGKVSEVLPWSLQAEFTQEISKRFHSSEKLFLIKHSASPQVISQFYAPVVHDFSPQAIVEFLPAEFVVATELLEQKTSQDMFGHDSVTASVRVRVFDIRHNKVTMIYQEIIESSQPLATTASDYHRYGWHTKHFDSTPMGLMHQRLFREVVARVEGYVCANYS; this is encoded by the coding sequence ATGCGAAAACTCCTCTTATTAGTTTCTTGTGGACTTTTGTCTATCAACCTATCTAGCTGTTCTCTACCAGCATCGGGGAGCTATCATCCTAAGCTATACAAATCAGGAAGTAAGGCTAAGGGTGTTGTTGCCATGTTACCAGTATTTTACCGTTCTGGAAAGGTCTCTGAAGTACTTCCATGGAGTTTACAAGCAGAATTCACTCAAGAAATTAGCAAAAGATTCCACTCTTCTGAAAAATTATTTCTTATTAAACATTCTGCATCTCCACAGGTCATCTCACAATTTTATGCTCCTGTAGTTCATGATTTTTCTCCACAAGCCATCGTCGAATTCCTCCCTGCAGAATTTGTCGTAGCTACAGAACTTTTAGAACAGAAAACATCACAAGATATGTTTGGTCACGACTCTGTAACAGCTTCTGTTCGTGTTCGTGTTTTCGATATTCGTCATAATAAAGTTACAATGATCTATCAAGAAATCATTGAATCTAGCCAGCCTCTTGCTACAACAGCGAGCGATTATCATCGCTACGGATGGCACACGAAACACTTCGATTCCACACCTATGGGGCTTATGCATCAGCGTCTATTTCGAGAAGTCGTTGCCAGAGTTGAAGGCTATGTCTGTGCAAATTATTCGTAA
- a CDS encoding PP2C family protein-serine/threonine phosphatase, translating to MQSTVDFDYFGLSDIGMVRSKNEDFWQVNLSSRAVAIADGMGGCLGGDVASHEAIFSLMELIDARQSQLEEFQDDQYREMLTIILSEVNGLIYEHGLMESRLQGMGTTLSFMQFLRDKAWLLHVGDSRIYRLRGEELSCLTEDHSLANQLKNRYGLSKQSDKVYPYRHILTNVLGSRPHVTPDIRDISYEKEDLFVFCSDGLTNMVSDVDIRDTLLQTATLEESGNLLISLANSRGGSDNVTVVLVRIQ from the coding sequence ATGCAAAGTACTGTAGATTTCGATTATTTTGGTCTAAGTGACATAGGGATGGTTCGTTCCAAGAATGAAGATTTTTGGCAGGTAAATCTTTCCTCCAGAGCTGTGGCTATTGCAGATGGCATGGGAGGATGTTTAGGTGGTGACGTGGCTTCTCACGAGGCTATTTTTAGCTTAATGGAACTCATCGATGCTAGACAGTCCCAGTTAGAAGAGTTTCAGGATGATCAATATCGAGAGATGTTAACTATTATCCTTTCTGAAGTTAATGGTTTGATTTATGAGCATGGCCTCATGGAGTCTCGTCTTCAAGGTATGGGAACCACATTGAGCTTCATGCAATTTCTTAGAGACAAGGCCTGGCTACTTCATGTGGGTGATAGTAGAATTTACCGTTTGCGCGGTGAAGAGCTTTCCTGTTTGACGGAGGACCACTCCCTAGCAAATCAATTGAAAAATCGTTATGGGCTTTCTAAACAATCAGATAAGGTGTATCCTTATCGTCATATTCTGACTAATGTATTGGGAAGTCGTCCCCACGTTACCCCCGATATTCGGGATATTTCTTACGAGAAAGAAGATCTGTTTGTTTTTTGCTCCGATGGCTTAACAAACATGGTTTCTGATGTAGATATTCGGGATACTCTACTTCAAACTGCGACCTTAGAAGAAAGTGGGAATCTTTTAATTTCCCTAGCAAATAGTCGCGGGGGATCCGATAATGTTACCGTGGTGTTAGTCCGAATACAATAG
- a CDS encoding cysteine desulfurase family protein, with protein sequence MIYLDNNAMASLEPGLLQFLQQLFCEGIYANPSSVHSAGKKSRKIIHDTTALIQKVLSFSGQVIYTANATESLNLAIASLPKGSHVITCSCEHPAIIEPLKNANLSVSYLDPDLGSCTLSPEKVEAAITPATSALVFGWVNSEIGAKIDIEAMANIAREHNLQFIVDATAIIGREKVAIPQGVTMVAFSGHKFHALSGIGALLISPRVKVSPLFFGGGQQGGLRSGTENLWGIASLYYIFNILNEKQEEIASTLAQYRNDFEACLKKRIPDIKIHCEHQPRVNNVSAIAFPPLEGEVMQIALDVEGVACGYGSACSSGATTAFKSLVAMKIDQDIALATLRFSFSHLLTQEDLNLAIEKIVKVTTHLKNAW encoded by the coding sequence ATGATCTACTTGGATAACAATGCTATGGCTTCTTTAGAGCCAGGTCTTTTGCAATTTTTACAACAACTCTTTTGTGAGGGGATTTACGCCAATCCTTCTAGTGTACACAGTGCTGGGAAAAAATCCCGTAAGATAATTCACGACACTACAGCGTTAATTCAGAAGGTCCTCTCTTTTTCTGGGCAGGTAATTTATACCGCAAATGCTACGGAAAGTTTAAATCTGGCTATTGCTAGCCTTCCTAAGGGAAGTCATGTGATTACCTGCAGCTGCGAACATCCTGCGATCATAGAGCCTTTAAAAAATGCCAATCTTTCCGTGTCCTATTTGGATCCTGATTTGGGAAGTTGTACGCTCAGCCCAGAAAAAGTAGAAGCTGCGATTACACCAGCAACTTCAGCTCTCGTCTTTGGCTGGGTAAATAGTGAAATTGGTGCAAAAATAGATATAGAGGCGATGGCCAATATTGCCAGAGAGCATAATTTACAATTTATTGTAGATGCTACAGCAATTATCGGTAGGGAAAAGGTGGCCATCCCTCAAGGCGTCACTATGGTTGCCTTTAGTGGACATAAATTCCATGCTTTATCAGGAATAGGCGCTCTTCTTATCTCTCCAAGAGTGAAGGTATCCCCTTTATTTTTTGGAGGTGGTCAGCAAGGAGGCCTACGTTCAGGAACAGAGAATCTTTGGGGAATTGCTTCGCTATATTACATCTTCAACATACTTAATGAAAAACAAGAAGAGATAGCCTCAACGCTAGCGCAATACCGTAATGACTTCGAAGCCTGCTTAAAGAAGCGTATTCCTGATATTAAAATTCATTGTGAGCACCAACCTCGTGTAAATAATGTTTCGGCTATCGCTTTCCCGCCATTAGAAGGTGAAGTGATGCAGATAGCTTTAGATGTTGAAGGTGTTGCCTGTGGTTACGGATCGGCATGTTCTTCAGGAGCGACTACAGCTTTTAAATCTTTGGTCGCGATGAAAATAGATCAGGATATAGCACTAGCTACACTTCGGTTTTCTTTCTCTCATTTGCTAACACAAGAAGATCTTAATTTAGCCATAGAGAAGATCGTCAAGGTAACCACGCATTTAAAAAATGCTTGGTAG
- a CDS encoding CNNM domain-containing protein: MTDSPFFWLGINFLCIVLQGFYSMMEMACVSFNRVRLQYYLTKDHKKARYINFLIRRPYRLFGTVMLGVNIALQVGSESARNCYKALGFSPDYAPFTQIFLVVIFAELFPLTISRKIPERLALWGAPILYYSHYLFYPLIQFIGSLTEGIYYLLKIKKEKLNSTLSRDEFQKALETHHEEQDFNVIATNIFSLSATSAEQVCQPLDQVTMLPSTANVKDLCRKIKNTDMEFIPVYHKARKNVIGIALPKDFVNKNPNDALIHNLHSPWFITAKSKLIRILKEFRDNRSSVAVVLNSSGEPMGILSLNAIFKILFNTSNIAQLKPKTVSLIERTFPGNTQLKDLQKELGIELTRYGVETLAQLVLQLLDTPAEIGTSVITDNLLLEVKEVSLYGIKSVSIKNLLS, translated from the coding sequence ATGACTGATTCTCCTTTCTTTTGGCTTGGGATCAATTTTCTATGTATTGTTCTTCAGGGGTTCTATTCTATGATGGAAATGGCTTGCGTTTCCTTCAATCGTGTACGTCTGCAATACTACCTAACTAAGGATCATAAAAAAGCGCGCTATATTAACTTTCTTATTCGCCGTCCTTATCGTCTATTTGGAACGGTAATGCTTGGGGTGAATATAGCGCTTCAAGTGGGTTCTGAATCAGCTAGAAACTGTTATAAGGCTCTAGGTTTTTCTCCAGATTATGCTCCCTTTACTCAGATTTTTCTTGTTGTGATTTTTGCTGAGCTTTTCCCTTTAACCATATCACGTAAAATCCCCGAGAGATTAGCGCTTTGGGGCGCTCCTATATTGTATTATTCTCACTATCTATTTTATCCATTAATTCAGTTCATAGGGAGCCTTACAGAAGGGATTTACTATCTTCTAAAGATAAAGAAAGAGAAGCTGAACTCAACATTAAGTCGTGATGAATTTCAAAAAGCTTTAGAAACGCATCATGAAGAACAGGACTTTAATGTTATTGCTACAAATATTTTCTCTTTAAGTGCGACGTCTGCGGAGCAGGTATGCCAACCCTTAGATCAGGTAACGATGTTACCCTCTACAGCAAATGTTAAGGATTTATGTCGTAAGATAAAAAATACGGACATGGAGTTCATTCCTGTATACCACAAAGCACGTAAGAATGTGATAGGGATAGCGCTGCCTAAAGATTTTGTGAATAAAAATCCTAACGATGCGTTAATTCACAACCTACATTCACCCTGGTTTATCACAGCAAAATCTAAGCTGATACGTATCCTAAAAGAATTTAGAGATAACCGCTCCAGCGTAGCTGTTGTCTTGAATTCTTCTGGAGAACCTATGGGAATTCTTAGTTTAAATGCGATTTTTAAAATCCTATTTAATACGTCAAATATTGCTCAATTAAAGCCGAAAACCGTCTCTTTGATAGAAAGAACATTTCCTGGAAATACGCAACTCAAAGATCTACAGAAGGAGTTAGGAATTGAGCTTACGCGTTATGGCGTAGAAACTCTAGCGCAGCTAGTTCTACAATTACTCGATACCCCTGCAGAAATAGGAACCTCGGTGATTACCGATAATCTTCTTCTAGAGGTCAAAGAAGTATCATTGTACGGAATTAAAAGCGTCTCTATTAAAAATCTACTCTCATAG
- a CDS encoding hemolysin family protein: MISIVLIFLIICFTLCSGFISLSQIALFSLPTSLISHYKRSRYKKQQLVASLLSHPHHLLITLIFLDIGLNIGIQNCVAILVGDQASWLLIVGFPLALTLILCEILPKAVALPFNTQIATFVAPLILVFTKILRPLLYWAISGINYIVQWILSSQKMDIIQPQELKEVLQSCKDFGVVNQDESRLLYGYLSLSDCSVKERMKPRQDVLYYDIQTPLDNLYDLFSQQHCSRVPVCNDNLQNLLGICTAKALLLHGKPLQSSEDLLPLLKKPYYMPETISAKTALCHLAAEDETLGMIIDEYGSIEGLITQEDLFEIVSGEIIDQRSEKVLYTMSGKDVIIAAGTLELSDLSEIFNINLPTNNNSATLGGWFTEQMESIPITGTKLTWNNLMFQVLDAAPNRIRRVYIRKIHD, translated from the coding sequence ATGATTTCTATTGTTCTGATTTTTTTAATCATATGTTTCACCCTATGTTCTGGATTTATTTCGTTATCGCAGATAGCGCTTTTCTCTCTTCCAACTTCTTTAATTTCTCATTACAAGCGCTCTAGATATAAAAAGCAGCAGTTAGTCGCGTCTCTTCTTTCGCATCCCCACCATTTACTCATTACTCTGATCTTTCTTGATATTGGATTAAATATTGGGATTCAAAACTGCGTAGCTATACTTGTTGGTGATCAGGCTTCTTGGCTACTCATTGTAGGTTTCCCTTTAGCGTTAACTTTAATTCTATGTGAAATTCTACCCAAAGCTGTTGCCCTTCCCTTTAACACGCAGATCGCCACTTTTGTTGCTCCTCTTATCTTAGTATTTACAAAAATTCTTCGGCCTTTACTCTACTGGGCAATCAGTGGCATTAATTATATTGTGCAATGGATTCTTTCCTCTCAGAAGATGGATATTATCCAACCTCAGGAATTGAAAGAGGTCTTACAAAGTTGCAAAGACTTTGGAGTTGTTAATCAAGATGAAAGTCGCCTACTATACGGTTATCTATCTCTTAGTGATTGTAGTGTTAAAGAGCGTATGAAACCCCGTCAGGATGTTTTGTACTATGACATTCAAACACCTTTGGATAATCTCTATGATCTATTTTCTCAGCAGCATTGCTCACGAGTTCCCGTATGTAACGACAATTTGCAAAACCTATTAGGAATTTGCACCGCGAAAGCTTTGCTACTTCATGGCAAACCCTTACAATCGTCTGAAGACCTCTTACCCTTGTTGAAAAAACCTTATTATATGCCTGAGACAATATCAGCGAAAACAGCTTTATGTCACCTTGCTGCTGAAGATGAAACGTTAGGGATGATCATTGATGAATACGGTTCCATCGAAGGGTTAATCACTCAAGAAGATCTCTTTGAGATCGTTTCTGGAGAAATTATAGATCAACGCAGTGAGAAAGTCCTTTATACAATGTCTGGGAAAGATGTTATTATCGCAGCAGGAACTTTAGAGCTAAGTGACCTTAGCGAGATTTTTAATATTAATCTCCCTACAAATAACAATAGCGCAACTTTAGGAGGATGGTTCACTGAGCAGATGGAATCTATTCCGATTACAGGAACAAAGCTCACTTGGAATAATCTTATGTTTCAAGTTTTGGATGCCGCTCCCAATCGTATACGCCGAGTATATATAAGGAAAATACATGACTGA
- a CDS encoding membrane protein, which yields MQKVHWQRCLEEIVVNSWWLILCMLISGFMYDRAIHELKQEEMRLQKRVAELREKILYAEEEQKELRLHIQHWDNPAVIESALIRRLGLIPKGYTKVCFSPIIESKSMD from the coding sequence ATGCAAAAAGTTCACTGGCAGAGATGTCTTGAAGAAATTGTGGTTAACTCTTGGTGGTTAATCCTCTGCATGCTTATTAGTGGGTTTATGTATGACCGTGCTATTCATGAACTAAAACAAGAGGAAATGCGTTTACAAAAGCGTGTAGCAGAACTTCGAGAAAAAATCCTTTATGCTGAAGAAGAGCAAAAAGAACTTCGACTGCATATTCAACATTGGGATAATCCTGCGGTGATTGAATCTGCTTTGATTCGTAGACTAGGCCTAATTCCTAAGGGCTACACTAAAGTATGTTTCTCTCCGATTATAGAATCGAAGAGCATGGATTGA
- the dcd gene encoding dCTP deaminase, with amino-acid sequence MSIKEDKWIRKMALAHGMIEPFADGQVNVDAETGEKLISYGLSSYGYDLRLSREFKVFTNVYNSLVDPKHFTEDTFISITDDVCIIPPNSFALAHSVEYFRIPRNILTMCIGKSTYARCGLIVNVTPFEPEWEGYVTIEISNTTPLPAKIYANEGIAQVLFFEADEMCEVSYAERKGKYQKQQGITVPFV; translated from the coding sequence ATGAGCATTAAAGAAGATAAGTGGATCCGTAAAATGGCATTGGCTCATGGAATGATCGAGCCTTTTGCAGATGGTCAAGTCAATGTAGACGCGGAAACTGGGGAAAAATTAATCAGCTACGGTTTATCTAGCTATGGTTATGATCTTCGTTTGTCTAGAGAGTTTAAAGTATTCACTAATGTGTACAATTCTCTTGTCGATCCAAAGCATTTTACAGAAGATACATTTATTTCTATTACTGATGATGTTTGTATTATTCCTCCGAATTCATTTGCTCTTGCTCATAGCGTAGAGTATTTTCGTATTCCAAGAAACATCTTAACAATGTGCATAGGAAAATCCACATATGCACGTTGCGGACTCATTGTTAATGTAACCCCTTTTGAACCTGAATGGGAAGGATACGTTACCATAGAAATTTCCAATACTACTCCCTTACCTGCAAAAATTTATGCTAACGAGGGAATAGCTCAAGTCTTGTTCTTTGAAGCAGATGAGATGTGTGAAGTTTCTTATGCAGAAAGAAAAGGTAAGTATCAAAAACAGCAAGGAATTACCGTTCCTTTTGTTTAA
- the ruvB gene encoding Holliday junction branch migration DNA helicase RuvB: protein MTHQVSVLHQDKKFDISLRPKGLREFCGQKQLTERLELFLHAAVQRGEVPGHCLFFGPPGLGKTSLAHIVAHTVGKGLVVASGPQLVKPSDLLGLLTSLQEGDVFFIDEIHRMGKVAEEYLYSAMEDYKIDITIDSGPGARSVSVDLAPFSLVGATTRSGMLSEPLRARFSFTGRMSYYSDEDLTTILKRSSNLLGIDADTAALYEIARRSRGTPRLANNLLRWVRDFAQMREGNCINSDVAEKALAMLLIDDWGLNEIDIKLLTTIIDYYQGGPVGIKTLSVAVGEDIKTLEDVYEPFLILKGLLKKTSRGRMVTQIAYNHLKRCSDNLQSLGEEK, encoded by the coding sequence ATGACACATCAGGTATCTGTCTTACATCAAGATAAAAAGTTTGATATTTCTTTGCGGCCCAAGGGATTAAGGGAGTTTTGCGGTCAAAAGCAGCTTACAGAACGCTTGGAATTATTTCTTCATGCTGCTGTACAACGGGGAGAAGTTCCTGGTCACTGTCTTTTTTTTGGCCCCCCAGGATTGGGTAAAACCTCGCTAGCCCATATCGTTGCTCATACCGTTGGTAAAGGACTAGTTGTCGCTTCAGGACCTCAACTTGTTAAGCCGTCCGATTTATTGGGATTGTTAACAAGCTTGCAAGAAGGTGACGTTTTCTTCATCGATGAAATCCATCGTATGGGAAAAGTCGCTGAGGAATATTTATATTCCGCGATGGAAGATTATAAGATTGATATCACCATTGACTCGGGGCCAGGTGCGCGATCAGTTTCTGTAGATCTTGCTCCTTTTAGTTTGGTAGGAGCAACAACACGTTCCGGAATGTTAAGTGAGCCCTTACGCGCGCGCTTTTCTTTTACAGGGCGGATGTCTTATTACTCCGATGAAGATCTAACAACAATTCTTAAGCGATCTTCTAATTTATTAGGTATTGATGCCGATACTGCGGCATTATATGAAATTGCCCGAAGATCTAGAGGGACACCTAGATTAGCCAATAATCTCTTGCGTTGGGTTCGAGATTTTGCTCAAATGCGTGAAGGTAATTGCATTAATAGTGACGTAGCCGAAAAAGCTTTGGCTATGCTATTAATAGATGATTGGGGATTAAATGAGATTGATATTAAACTCCTCACCACAATAATAGATTATTATCAGGGGGGCCCTGTGGGAATTAAAACTTTATCAGTGGCCGTAGGAGAAGATATCAAGACCTTAGAAGATGTATATGAACCTTTTTTGATTTTAAAAGGTCTATTAAAGAAAACATCTCGAGGAAGAATGGTTACCCAAATTGCCTATAATCATTTGAAAAGGTGTTCAGATAACTTGCAGAGTTTAGGAGAAGAAAAGTGA
- a CDS encoding SpoIID/LytB domain-containing protein yields the protein MKILKCILLGLSFSMGVAGYAEVKVSDTFTVQSVVSEPKIRVLLLNESTTALIEAKGPYRLYGDNALLQTSPQGLRCAAHALYGGIRWGENFPGVQCLKIEPTDDSASLFVNGLQYKGALYIHKTDKHCIVVTNELTVEEYLKSILSTKYLKELDKEALSACVILERTALYERLLAKNPQNFWHVTGAEDNYAGYGATRQFYGVEDAVDWTSRLIVDNPEGLIIDADGLLQANVDRLAVEGYNARQILEKFYKDADFVVIESWDDEANEIS from the coding sequence GTGAAGATATTGAAGTGCATCCTTTTAGGACTTTCCTTCAGTATGGGCGTCGCCGGGTACGCAGAAGTTAAAGTTTCTGATACGTTTACGGTGCAGTCTGTTGTTTCCGAACCTAAAATTCGTGTTCTTCTTCTGAATGAAAGTACGACAGCTTTAATAGAAGCTAAAGGTCCTTACCGTCTCTATGGTGACAATGCGTTGTTGCAAACCTCACCTCAAGGTTTGCGTTGTGCAGCTCATGCACTTTATGGTGGCATTCGCTGGGGAGAAAATTTTCCTGGGGTCCAATGTTTAAAAATAGAGCCTACCGATGATTCCGCATCTCTATTTGTAAATGGGCTACAATACAAAGGCGCTCTCTATATTCATAAGACGGATAAACATTGTATCGTTGTAACTAACGAGCTCACTGTTGAAGAGTACCTTAAATCAATTCTTTCTACAAAATATCTCAAAGAATTAGATAAAGAAGCTTTATCAGCCTGTGTAATTTTAGAAAGAACAGCTTTATATGAAAGGCTTCTTGCTAAAAATCCTCAGAATTTCTGGCATGTCACAGGAGCTGAAGATAATTATGCTGGTTATGGAGCCACAAGACAGTTTTACGGCGTTGAAGATGCTGTAGATTGGACATCACGATTAATTGTTGATAATCCTGAAGGATTAATTATTGATGCGGATGGCTTGCTCCAAGCTAATGTAGATCGTCTTGCTGTGGAAGGCTACAATGCACGTCAAATTCTTGAAAAATTCTATAAAGATGCAGATTTCGTAGTTATCGAATCCTGGGATGATGAAGCTAATGAAATTAGCTAG